Part of the Planktothrix tepida PCC 9214 genome, TAGCAGGTTCCCTCACGAATCTGGGACTTGCTTATTGGAGTCAAGGACAATATCAAAAAGCGATAGAGTTCTTTCAGCAGTCTCTTTCTACTTCTCAAGAAATAGGTGATCACAACGGTGTAGCGAATTCCCTTAATAATCTGGGACTTGCTTATAGGAGTTTGGGACAATATCAAAAAACGATAGAGTTCAATCAACAGTCTCTTTCTATTTTTCAAGAAATAGGTGATCGCAACGGTG contains:
- a CDS encoding tetratricopeptide repeat protein, giving the protein AGSLTNLGLAYWSQGQYQKAIEFFQQSLSTSQEIGDHNGVANSLNNLGLAYRSLGQYQKTIEFNQQSLSIFQEIGDRNG